Genomic DNA from Naumovozyma dairenensis CBS 421 chromosome 11, complete genome:
CAAAATTAGTTTTCCTTTTCCGTTGCCACCAGCTTCTGCTGATAGCAACCGgtttttattcaaaaaatattctacTGTTGGAAATGCCCTGAGTTCTAAAACTTTAAACCTAACCACCCGCCCCCCCCCCCAGTTATTTGAGGCATTTCCGTTTGTCCTTTCGCCGCCAAAAAAATGAGAGAACGTTTAGAAACGACATTTAAGTTCTAAACCTATTCGTTAGTCTTCAATGTGGAAGTTTGCCCTATTTTCTCACACAGCCCCTCTAGGAAATTGACATTGGTCTAAGAGTTGGTTTTTTGGGTTAAGGTGACCAGCGTTCACCTTTcataaatgatttattaacttCAAGACTCTTTGATATAACGACAATAAAGAAACCAAGTCAAGATACAACTCTCCGTATTTGCCATGAATATTAACCTTAGAAACGCTATTTTGAAAGCCACGGATCCTAAACTCAGGACAGACAATTGGCAATATATCATTGGGACTTGTGATATAGTTAAAGAAGATCCTGAAGACAATGGCAAGGAAGCTATAGAActcattgaaaaaagattgGAACAGACTGATGCAAATGTGATCTTAAGGACATTATCTTTAATCGTATCTTTGGCTGAGAATTGTGGGTCACGATTGAAACAGCTCATTAGCTCTAAAAAACTCACCGCTATTTTATTCACATTGATTGAAAAGcaaaatattcatataaCTGTGAAGAAAGAAGTCGCAAAAGTTGTATCCCAATTAGCTGATTCTTTTAAGAAGGATCCATCTTTAAAGTCGATGAAAGACTTACATAAGAAAATTAAGAAAGTTGCCCCTTACTTATACGAAAAACCGGATTCATTACCACCAAAGACACAAATGTCGTCTTCATCGAAGGATagtgaagaaaaagaattagaagaagcTCTGAGATTATCTTTGACTGAATATGAAaagcagcagcagcaacatCAAGTTGAGCGATCGACACAAAATATCTCAATGGATTCTTCACAACAGAGTGCCAATACTAGTGCTCAAAATCAATCATCTCAGCCTCAAAGTAATTATTACTATAGTActgaacaacaacaacaacccACAATTGTAAGGAAAGTACGAGCACTATATGACCTAGCAGGCAGTGGCTCTGACGAATTGTCATTCAAAAAAGGTGATGTAATTATGGTCTTGGAACAAGTTTATAAGGATTGGTGGAAAGGGAAACTACGTGATCAAACTGGCATCTTCCCTTTAAATTATGTTACTCCAGTACCAGAACCTACTTCTGAAGAACTACGATTGGgaaatgaaagaattgCCTCTTTGCtacaacaaaaaagaacGGTAGATCAATTACACTCAACGTTAAAAATGAACAACAGTACAGCAAGCCCTACAGCAATTATTCAAAACCAAGAAGTTAATGATGTTTATAGTTCGGTAACTCCATTAAGACCCCAAATTACTAGAATGATAGGTTCATTGGcacaagaaaaagatgatCTAAACTCATTGCGTGAAATATTAGCTAACGCAGAATCTACTTATTCTAAGCTATTAGACAATGCAGCAAATACTTATAAACCTTTTGTTACACCATCTGCATACCAGCCATCTGCACCTCTATATCAAGGTAATGCCACATTTGGTTCATCTAATACGAATTATCTGAGTAACGGATCAGGTCCACAAATACAACTGCAAAATGGGATGGCTTACTCTCAAGCACCACAACCACAACAACCACAGGCCCAAACAAACCCTCAACAAACCCTCTATCAGGCACCTCCATTTTAGTAACAATGTCTATTATTGCTATGGTATTCGTttagtttatatattaacataaattgaattattattaccttCGTTTTTTATCTAACCACGCTCCTTTTTATCGAGAACTATAAAAATAGACAGTATATACAAAACAAGATCACCCAAGAGAATCAGACGGAGAATCTTTTAGGATCCCGGTTACCTACCAACTTGGAATTTTACTTATGCTCTAAACAatacattttcaaaaagaaCTCTcaggaaaaagaaacatgTTATCTCTTGTTGAAGTTTCTACAAAAACGCTATAAGATGCATATATAATACAGGataaaaatagaaaaaggaaaaagatCAGTCAATTCACGAATTAGATGGATTACCCAAAATGTCATCCCAATACCCATGGCTATCATCAAGACGACACATATACCACCAGCGGTTAATACACAAGCATGAGCCACTGCACCGAATATACTCAGGGCTGCAGCAGTTTCTTTCGATATTTGAACATGCCTAACAAACCTTTTGACAGCCGCAATTTCACCGTTTTTATTCATTCCCTTATTGATCATATTGTCCAACCATTGAGCAACTTCTCTATCGGATCCATCTTCATTCGTGATATTATGATTTCTCACGATCATCTCCTTAGATGATTCCGGTCCATTTTCTCTTACGTCGTGTAGCAAAGTTGagaatttctttaaaatatacaagAAATTAGCTGGCTTTGCATACATGATCCTTTTGACTACCTTATCCATTTTAGACTCCGAAATATACCTGACAATTCTCATGATTACTGGATTGTCATGGTACTTACtgttgaatttttcaatccagACTTTGCGTCATTTATGTGGCCTAGTATAACCTTTTTATACTCTAGTGCATCGGTGCTCCTATGTTTATCctcattattgaaatagATCATGCATGATTGTATTTCCAGCAAATCCATAATGCCATTTGTAGCTTTATTGAAGAGATAAATGGTACCATTGCTCGAAAGTACTGATAAACTTGAAATTGACTGGGGAACACGAGAAATAAATGGTGGAGAAAGTTAATATATTGTGTTTTGCCATTCTAAAAAATTTTGTGGAAGATTCAAAAGTGATAGTTTTGatctttaaatatttactTATTTTGTGTggacaagaaaaaataagggaaaataaaaaaggCAAAAGAGTatcaataacaacaatgtGAAAAGCAAGAGAGGAAAacgagaaaaaaatataaatgtCTATATTCTGAAGAGTAATTTTTAGATTAATTCATATAAAACTATATTCATAGAAATAGCGTCATGTTATCTAACATAATTCAAATGTTTTTTCCCCATTGTTTGTACGTCTTGCAGTATATAATGTATAATTATCGATTCAGTTTTATTGTTTCTATTCGTTGGAAGTCCTCGAAATCGGACACTCATTCGATAGAGGATTAGGAAGGATGTATTTTCCTTCAACGGGCTAATTAAATATCACCGACagaggaaaaaaatatttggaaaggAAAGTAAAAGTGTCAAAGGTATAGATAGATACACACTACTGACATATCT
This window encodes:
- the HSE1 gene encoding ESCRT-0 subunit protein HSE1 (similar to Saccharomyces cerevisiae HSE1 (YHL002W); ancestral locus Anc_2.502); protein product: MNINLRNAILKATDPKLRTDNWQYIIGTCDIVKEDPEDNGKEAIELIEKRLEQTDANVILRTLSLIVSLAENCGSRLKQLISSKKLTAILFTLIEKQNIHITVKKEVAKVVSQLADSFKKDPSLKSMKDLHKKIKKVAPYLYEKPDSLPPKTQMSSSSKDSEEKELEEALRLSLTEYEKQQQQHQVERSTQNISMDSSQQSANTSAQNQSSQPQSNYYYSTEQQQQPTIVRKVRALYDLAGSGSDELSFKKGDVIMVLEQVYKDWWKGKLRDQTGIFPLNYVTPVPEPTSEELRLGNERIASLLQQKRTVDQLHSTLKMNNSTASPTAIIQNQEVNDVYSSVTPLRPQITRMIGSLAQEKDDLNSLREILANAESTYSKLLDNAANTYKPFVTPSAYQPSAPLYQGNATFGSSNTNYLSNGSGPQIQLQNGMAYSQAPQPQQPQAQTNPQQTLYQAPPF
- the NDAI0K02140 gene encoding uncharacterized protein — its product is MRIVRYISESKMDKVVKRIMYAKPANFLYILKKFSTLLHDVRENGPESSKEMIVRNHNITNEDGSDREVAQWLDNMINKGMNKNGEIAAVKRFVRHVQISKETAAALSIFGAVAHACVLTAGGICVVLMIAMGIGMTFWVIHLIRELTDLFPFSIFILYYICIL